A stretch of Schistocerca nitens isolate TAMUIC-IGC-003100 chromosome 6, iqSchNite1.1, whole genome shotgun sequence DNA encodes these proteins:
- the LOC126263266 gene encoding matrilysin-like, with protein MKLFLLLLLIKIIIADDKAKAIKYLNDYGYLDNPDNKNSKVSDDAFREALTLFQLTYNLEINGDLSDDTLNFMNMPRCGVKDDFNSYRTSMYKWNKKNIKWHYKGATKKVIHVTEAAFSLWQKYIDIQFHHDSNNPDILITNKRRKHRYEIVKTIHCSKDLDGKGNVLGHAFFPDMNNNPVEIHMDDDELKYLEIDKNTPKHQTNLFEVLVHEISHSLGLQHSDVYGSMMYAYYNGSHLELSQDDIEAIQSLYGKVSQQTTTPKVSVSFPTSSTPIEPAESLCESKHFDHLLFSNGILYIFYHKWVWISNNMNPKLITNWLNFLPHGLQKIDGI; from the coding sequence atgaagttatttttattgctattattaattaaaataataattgctGATGATAAGGctaaagcaataaagtatttaaatGATTATGGTTACCTAGATAACCcagataataaaaatagtaaagtcAGTGATGATGCATTTAGAGAAGCATTAAcgttatttcagttaacatataatcttgaaataaatGGTGATTTAAGTGacgatactttaaattttatgaatatgcctagatgtggtgtaaaagatgatTTTAATAGCTATAGAACTagtatgtataaatggaataagaaaaatataaaatggcattataaaggtgctactaaaaagGTAATACATGTAACAGAAGCAGCATTTAGTTTATGGCAAAAATATATTGACATTCAGTTTCATCATGACagcaataatcctgatatcttaattacaaataaaagacgaaAACATAGATATGAAATTGTTAAAACTATCCATTGTTCAAAAGACCTAGATGGAAAAGGTAATGTGTTAGGccatgcattttttccagatatgaataataatcctgtagaaatacatatggatgatgatgaattGAAGTATTTGGAAATTGATAAAAATACACCAAAACatcaaacaaatctatttgaagtgTTAGTGCATGAAATCAGTCATTCATTAGGTTTACAACATTCTGATGTTTATGGTTCAATGATGTATGCGTACTATAATGGATCACATTTAGAATTGAGTCAAGATGATATTGAAGCTATTCAAAGCTTATATGGTAAAGTATCACAACAGACTACTACACCAAAAGTAAGTGTAAGTTTTCCTACATCATCTACACCAATTGAGCCAGCGGAATCATTGTGTGAAAGCAAACATTTCGACCACTTATTGTTTTCAAATGGAATATTATATATCTTTTATCACAAATGGGTATGGATTAGTAATAATATGAACCCGAAACTAATAACAAATTGGCTAAACTTCTTACCACATGGTTTACAAAAAATAGATGGAATTTAA